The sequence aatgcaatctaTTATCTTAACATAAGTTAATACATCTTGGAAGTAATGATAAAATTAAACTTACTATAATCATTATTGGCTGATATTTGCACTGCACTTGGAACGAGTTAAAGATTTCATAAACTTTCTTAGGAGATTAATAAGGTCATGGGAGCTGATTGTAAACTTTAGTTTCTGTCTGAATAGATTAATTTAAAGTagtcatgtaatttttttttaggttgaTGACAAATGTCTTTTTATTCCAAGCAGGACTATAATATGGATTTAGAGCTCGATGAATATTATAACAAGACACTTGCCACAGAGAATAATACTGCTGCCACTCGGAATTCTGATTTCCCAGTCTGGGATGACTATAAAAGCAGTGTAGATGACTTGCAGTATTTTCTGATTGGGCTCTATACATTTGTAAGTCTTCTTGGCTTTATGGggaatttacttattttaatggCTCTCATGAAAAAGCGTAATCAGAAGACTACGGTAAACTTCCTTATAGGAAATCTGGCCTTTTCTGATATCTTGGTTGTGCTGTTTTGCTCACCTTTCACACTGACATCTGTCTTGCTGGATCAGTGGATGTTTGGCAAAGTCATGTGCCATATTATGCCTTTTCTGCAATGTGTGTCAGTTTTGgtttcaactttaattttaataTCAATTGCCATTGTCAGGTATCATATGATAAAACATCCCATCTCTAATAATTTAACAGCAAACCATGGCTACTTTCTGATAGCTACTGTCTGGACACTAGGTTTTGCCATCTGTTCTCCCCTTCCAGTGTTTCACAGTCTTGTGGAACTTCAAGAAACATTTGGTTCAGCGTTGCTGAGCAGCAGGTATTTATGTGTTGAGTCATGGCCATCTGATTCATACAGAATTGCCTTTACTATCTCTTTATTGCTAGTTCAGTATATTCTGCCCTTAGTTTGTCTTACTGTAAGTCATACAAGTGTCTGCAGAAGCATAAGCTGTGGATTGTCCAACAAAGAAAACAGACTTGAAGAAAATGAGATGATCAACTTAACTCTTCATCCATCCAGAAAGATTGGGCCTCAGGTGAAACTCTCTGGCAGCCATAAATGGagttattcattcatcaaaaaaCACAGAAGGAGATATAGCAAGAAGACAGCATGTGTGTTACCCGCTCCAGAAAGACCTTCTCAAGAGAACCACTCCAGAATACTTCCAGAAAACTTTGGCTCTGTAAGAAGTCAGCTCTCTTCATCCAGTAAGTTCATACCAGGGGTCCCCACTTGCTTTGAAATAAAACCTGAAGAAAATTCAGATGTTCATGAATTGAGAGTAAAACGTTCTGttacaagaataaaaaagagatcTCGAAGTGTTTTCTACAGGCTGACCATACTGATATTAGTATTTGCTGTTAGTTGGATGCCACTACACCTTTTCCATGTGGTAACTGATTTTAATGACAATCTTATTTCAAATAGGCATTTCAAGTTGGTGTATTGCATTTGTCATTTGTTGGGCATGATGTCCTGTTGTCTTAATCCAATTCTGTATGGATTTCTTAATAATGGGATTAAAGCTGATTTAATGTCCCTTATACACTGTCTTCATATGTAATAATTCTCACTGTTTACCAAGGAAAGATCAAATGTGGggtcatataaaatatatttatgataactatttatgtataataaatagaaattttgttAACATGAAATTTAATTTATGTGAAAGATTTCTGGATTTGAATGTCAGTTCATAATATATGGAAGATAATTTTATGTTATAGTAGGATTAATTTATTTAGTTGTGTAGTCAGTGTCAATCCAATCTGtaatttcattttagaaagtTGTATTACCTTCCACTTCCATGTTGTCTTATAAACAAAtgaattgtattttttgttgaaacTAAAAGTTATGTGTAACCAACTCAGTACTTTTGTccaaaaatataataagaaaaaatttttctTGAGGAACTTTTAATTTCAAACTTGAAGAATATCTACCAGCTATCTATATTCATTTCTACTCCGCACGCTTCTTAATGTTTAGTTTGTGAAGtacagaaaaaatttaatatgCCTAGAAAATCATAACTAAATGACAACTGTATGCCCAAATTATGATTATAATCTTCAACATTAAGTACAGTTTTGAAAGTCCTGTAGGAAAATGCTATTGCCAATTGAGAATTGGTCAAATTGTCAATTTAACTCCACTGTCCTAGTAATACACGAGTAATTTACcatataaagaattttaaatcctTTCCAGACTCATTATACAACATTAAACACTACCAATAAAGTTGTTTTCATATACATCTTTTCTATTCTAAAATGTGAAGTCTAAATGGTATCTGTATTTccaattattaaataattttgaagaatattttaaatgtgcacAGATAATTAATTTTTTGGCCAACATATAGAATGATTAACATACTTTATACTATTTCAATACTGTAGTTTCATATGCTGTCTTATTAAATTGAGGTCAGTCTTTTCAATCGTTGAAACTTTGTGTTAGCCTAGTCTTTTAAAGAACCAAGTCTCTGAAAAACAATAGCATATTTGCATATATGATTCAGATGTGCATAATAACATTGATGTCTTCAGTTCCTATAACTGATTTAAACCTTTTCCGTATTGATTCCTGTTCATAATAAgggaaaacaatgaaagaaaacaaatacaaaagctCTAAGTTTGTAAGTAATAAGCCATGCTGGTaagtatttaattaattaaaaatccaGAATGTCTATGGGGCATTCTTTATGCCCTCCTTCTTCCCTGGATGATATCCACCTACGGGAAATTGATGTGATTTCTTGCCATGCGGGAAATAGTGCTGGTCCACAAAATATCCTCTACTGCTTCCTGTTGAACTCCAGTTGAGGCACAATAATCTTGCCTTGTCTCTGTGTTACATCAGGCTCTGATGTACCATGTATGCTCTGTTCTCAACAAGGTTAAGGCCTGAGAGTCCAGCTCCAGAATCCCCAACCCCGGCTGACATGGTAGGATTGATACTCTCATTGACTTAAACTGTCATTACTTGAGTGTCAGCCACATCCTCTGTTTTGTTCAAAGGTTAGGCTGTCTACTCTGTGGAGTCTTGCTATGCAGTCAATGACATTGCCCCTTGCCAAACGTGGAAACTATTGGAGAACTTTACATTCATCACTGGAACTCTGCAGGAACTTATGAAACACTGCTCCTCACATAGATAACAAAGAACTGAGGCAACTTGGGCTTACTCAGGCCTTCTCTCTACTCAGATGTGATAAGCTGCCCTATCAGCTCTGTTGTGTCCACTCCACATTGGTACAATAGCACTCTGCTTCTCAGTCCTTCTTTAGACTTTCAGATATAGATCTGGTCACAAGCCCCCTCTGCTTTTAGCTTCCCTCGAATCTTTCTAGTGCTATGTGAGTGCCTTTCCCAGGTTTTTATATTATAGCAgatggaaaagatgaaaaaacttGGTTCacctttgcttttctctgttttcctctttactttttattctaaGGGATTCTCCTTTTTTCTGCCTAATAAGAATGTTCCTCACTAATATCATCCCTTTTCTCTGCACTGTGACATAGTAGAGCTATGTTAATCAAAGTTTGCTTTTGGAAGGGAagattttatgattaaaacttttttcttcacTCAGTCTCACCATGGACaaaagaagaaggggaaggggagtaATCTGGAGACTAATCTCATTTAAAAGCAATTGGTATTTGCACTTTCACTAGCACAATTAATTTCAAGGTTTGATGTTAGTGGCTGAAGGGAGAAAAATCTCACTGATAAGGGCTAATATAAATGCATAGGGAGGTGTTTTATCCTGTTAGAAAAACTTACATTAGCAAGTACACAATAACTGTCAAACTTCACAGGTTTTATGGCTGTTGATAGATGAGTTTAGTTAAGCTGGATAAACTAATTTGGAGCTCTTAAACTATTGAACTCGAAGCAagaaatttttctttcctaaacaGAAATAACTGAATGTTCTTAATAATTGAAAGCTGAGAACTGTGGATGGGTTGGTGGACAGAAGTCATTAAGATTTGGATTAATGGTTTTAGAagattattatgaataatgatttattttatagaCACTTGCTTAGTGAGTTAAACAATTTATGTTCATTCAAGTCTCCATTGCTCAAAGGCTGATTATCTTTTTCCTATTCTCTCCTGGTGTCTGACTTGATTACTTGTTCAATAGCATCTTCACAAAAGCATGGCTAGGGGAAATGAGATGAAATTATAAACAGTCACCCTCTTTACTTTTTTGCAATTATTTAGTAATATTTAATTCAGGAAGAGATGTTAAATTGGGCATTAGTGGTTATTTAAATTATTCctgaccagacatggtggctcacacctataatcccagcattttaggaggccaaggtgggagaattgcttgagcccaggagttcaagactagcctgggcaacattgggaattttgtctctacaaacattttaaaagttaactgggtgtggtggctcatgcctgtagtcctagctgctcaggaggcttagttggaaagatcgcttgagcccaggagttggaggctgcagtgagccatcatcatgcCACCGTCCTCCAACTTGGggaacaaaacaagaccctgtctccaataatgtgtgtgtgtgtgtgtgtgtgtgtgtgtattcctgcCAGCTATGTTGCCCATTACTGTGAATAATAAAAcactagattaaaaaaataaaaagctggcaAAAGCACAAAAAGCAATTCAATTAAATGATGAAGAAATATATATGAGGATTATTTTAACCAACAGATATCTATTGAATATCTAGTGTGTACTAGGGATTCTTTTACATAACAGACCAAAAAGATCCCTAATCATTTGATGTTGGCCTTCTGGAAGGCGGGGAGTCGGCAATAGGAGGTGAACAAGCAATAGCAATAAGaacaataaaatgagatatataGTAATGATACACTATATAGATACATGTATTGTTTGCAAAGGCTACCAAAACAAAGCACAGCAACatgggtgacttaaaacaacagatgtttattgtctcacagttttaGAGACTAGAAGCCTGAAATCAGTGTGTCTGTGGGACCGTGCTCCATCCGAAACCTGCAGGAGAGCCCCTCCTCGCCCCTTTCTGGCTTCTGTGGCTAgctggcaatctttggtgttccttgcAGCTGCATAACTCCAACCTCCGCCTTGTCATATGatgttctccctgtgtctctgtgTTCCAGTCACTCTCTTCTTATGAAGACACCAGTCATATGGGATTGCCCCCCAACCCATCCACACTTTAGTAGAACATCATCTTAGTTGAAATACTTACATCTACCAtgtctttattttcaaatagggtcacattctgaggtattggaGACTACTATTTCAGTATGTTTTTAGGCAGGAGGACAATTCAACCCAATAACAGTGTATTAGTAGTAATGATTAGAACCTTAATACAATACAGAGAAGGGTCAGAAGTCATGTGCTTGTggcatgagggaaaaaaagagatggaTGCAATTTCAAATGGGATGGTTGCATACTTTCATGGAGAAGATGACTTTTGTGCAAAGACGTGAAAGGGGTGAGGAAGTGAGCTGTATGACTATTGGGGAAAAGAGGACTGCAGGCAGGAGGTAAAGCCAGTGCAAAGACTTTGAAGCAGGAGCACACTTTGAGTGTCAAATGAACAGGAAGGATTCACTGGAGCAGAAGTGCAACAGACAGAAATGAAACAAAGAGCCGATTCAAGGACAGATGTTACAGGTCCTTGTAGGTATTTGTAAGGATGCTGAATTTCACTTTTGGTGAAATGAGGAGTTATTGTGGATATTGATCAGAGAGAAGACATAATCTGACTTACACTAAAAAGATAGCTCTAGTTATGAAAATAGACTGTGTTCCTCTGACTTCATTTGTGATATTCACCACCACGGATGCTTAATGCTGGTTAGTTCACTGGGGGTTGCTAAAATGGTGACGttttaattctattatttctttcacatttattagattaaatacatgaatgaaaagATACATTCTTGTATCTATTATTTGGTTATGCAATGGTACAGTTCTTTTAGGAAAGACGGAATAAAAGTTTGATACTATCTCTTTATTTACTAATTGTTAGAAAGTGATCAACTCATGGATGTAAACACATTTGATTGGCTTTAATGCATTGCCTTTATTAGCATTATTGAAGCTCAAATAGTTCCAACTTTGGCTGGTAGGAGCCCCTTCAAGTTACCTCCAGGTCATTACATTTTTTTGGTTCAGTATTTATAATGTTTACCTGTGGAACAGTCGGATACAGTAGAAGCTACTTAATCATGACAGAAGAAGGAGTCCATTATGTGCATTCTAAATCATAAATGATAATGGGAAAATTTGAAAGAACGAGAGTTTCTCAACTATGGGATTTTAGgtttctctcttttgctctcaATAGGTTTCCTAAAGGGGTTGAACAGAGCTAGTCAGCATAATATTGAACCTGGATAATCTTGAACacttttagtaattttattatactccatataatttgttttaaagtcaGGCTAATGCAACAGATGCAGTTCAATGTAAATTAGACACGTTCTCAAAAGTGTTAAAAGCTAGGACTGTTTAGTAGTGGATAATAACTTTTACAGGTGAGATGGTGGCCAGTCTGGCACTAACTACTCTCAAATTCACTGTAGAAGTGTTTGTGAGGATGGTGATAGAAAGGATGACAAGATCGATAttacaattatattcttttacattttccatgAAAATTCTTGTTCCTAGTATTACATCCTAAATACAGGTTTATAATCCTTTATAAATCATTACTGATCTCACCTGAACTCATAAGAGGCTAATTATGGTCTTTATTTATCCCACTTGGCAGGTATTGTCATGCATTTTGCTAtagaaacattaatatttttgatTACAGACAGCTACCCCAGACCATACTGGGGGTAGTAAATAATATGTAGCATATATACCCATATTATATTTATATCCAATATGAAGTTATATtagtatttttctaaatatgcCTCATCTCAGAATTTTAGATACAGGGTTATGGATATACAATCTATATATCTACTACTTACTTATTCCCCATCAACTACACTTTAGTAATTACTTTCTTTGGACTTTTTTATTCCTTGTGTATGTAGGtaggtatgtatttttaaaaagtgtcaggAGATCTGTCATATAAGTCTAAATTTTCTAGTTCCAAAGTTCATACCATTTTCTTAGATGCTAGCTTGGAAAACCTTCCATCTAAATTCCCTAATCCTTGAGATAAGAGGTCTAGAAGAGCAATAGCTTTTGGCAGGCATGGCAACTCTGATTAGTCTTGGGTGCTTGGATACCAGGTAGCAGGGACTGCAGAGGCCTCTGTGGTCTCTGCAGGTGGAGGTGATATGAATGATGTTCAGTGCCTCCCTGAAATGATGTTCTTTGCCTCTCTCAAGGCAAAGAAGCAAAATCAGAGCAGCACTGGTGTGGACCTTGCTTCAGCCCATTTTCCCATCTAATCCAGGAACAGCATCTAGTCTTCCTCTTTTCAGCAAGTGAATTGAAGCCTAACAATTAGAAAACATTATAATGATTATTGGTACGATACAAATATGAAGTGTTATTTTATCATCATCGTTATTGTtgtcatcactgtcatcatcgaCAATGGAAGCTTATTATTTGCCAGACACACTGAAGGCACTTTATGTGAGTGATCTCATTTGCACCCCTGCCTTCAAGGACAGTGTCATTGGTGCTGCTGTGGGTCAGTGTTTCCTTAGTGTGTTCTTCAGAACTTCGGGTAGCCCATGGAAGTATTTTGGGCCGTTAAAGTCACTAAAGACACCAATAGGTGCTATTTAAATATccactaaaataatatttatttaatctccCTTCTTTTAACAGAACAGTTTTGAGAGTTCCCATGTGCACATTGAGTGGAAGTTAGGATGGTTAATATAGCCCAGAGAGCCTGCTGGTGACACAGTAACTCAGCTGATAAAGCACTTGGCAGAATGCTGTAAACCACAGTGGTACTTTTGACCATTATACAGTTGGTAATTATTTTAAGACTTAGGCTTAGGTTGTTTAACGTGGACCTCTGTTGAATAGGAAACACAGGGAACTCATTATTAAACTATATTAACTTATTAAACTATAAGTTAATAAAGAGGATGACTGTGGTGACAAATCCGCAAATCTGTCTCAAGATGCTGTACAACAGCTTTAGAAATTCCATTAtctaatttaaatgtttatatagcATATTAAGATACTTCTATACCTAAAAAAAATcgttaaatgagaaaataattggGCCTATTTGGTATTTGATTTATTGGGAAAAAAGATTATCCAAATCCACAGTAAAACTTTGAAGAGAAGCACTAACCTGCTAAAATATTGAATCATTTAGAATCgaaatgcaaaaatattataaagttgAATTTATGAAGTACAAAATGAAACAACCACAAACATCAGATTGTGAAAGTaggtttttgagggtttttttggtATATTATTAACTTCATCAATACTTAGGTTCATCAGAATCTAtagtttaaaatacatataccATCAAAAGATACCATTTTTATTTGGGAATTTGTGAagttatttcaatttattttaaagtaagttaAGTATCATGTGTATgtgcaaaaaaaaatcaaaatctctctctctccctacagATACAGTGAATATTGTTAAAGGTAAATGAAAATAAGATCTTTCcccctaaaattaaaaaaaaaaaagagagaatatctgAAACAGCAGCTTGGGCAGTCTCTATAGACACCTTTGTTGTGTGTTTGTACACAGTGTAGAGCCAAGAGTTTGGTGGCAAttcaggagagagaaaagaaataggcAAAAGAGGTTCACTCTGATCTTGgactttataattatttgttcttGGTCTTTGTTCAAGTCTGCTGACAGCCTTCCCACACTCAATGCTAACCAATTTGCAGTCCTCT is a genomic window of Macaca mulatta isolate MMU2019108-1 chromosome 5, T2T-MMU8v2.0, whole genome shotgun sequence containing:
- the NPY5R gene encoding neuropeptide Y receptor type 5 isoform X1, with the protein product MDLELDEYYNKTLATENNTAATRNSDFPVWDDYKSSVDDLQYFLIGLYTFVSLLGFMGNLLILMALMKKRNQKTTVNFLIGNLAFSDILVVLFCSPFTLTSVLLDQWMFGKVMCHIMPFLQCVSVLVSTLILISIAIVRYHMIKHPISNNLTANHGYFLIATVWTLGFAICSPLPVFHSLVELQETFGSALLSSRYLCVESWPSDSYRIAFTISLLLVQYILPLVCLTVSHTSVCRSISCGLSNKENRLEENEMINLTLHPSRKIGPQVKLSGSHKWSYSFIKKHRRRYSKKTACVLPAPERPSQENHSRILPENFGSVRSQLSSSSKFIPGVPTCFEIKPEENSDVHELRVKRSVTRIKKRSRSVFYRLTILILVFAVSWMPLHLFHVVTDFNDNLISNRHFKLVYCICHLLGMMSCCLNPILYGFLNNGIKADLMSLIHCLHM